The window CGTTGGTATCAAAAGTAGGGTTTACTTTGAATGCAGCGTAGTTGCCGTTAGCCAGAGCACGTTCGCCTTCGATGTCAACCAGGATACGACCGTTAGCTGATTGATTATCAGTAACTAATGCGTCTGAATTGTTATGAGTAGCGTCCAAGTTGTATTCTACGTCGCCACCCAGCATCAGTTTACCCTGTGGAGTGTCGAAAGTAGCACCAGCGTGAGCGGCAGAAGCTACGAACAGAGCCAGTACGCTAGGTACTAATACGTTCAGTTTTTTCATCGTCATCTTTCCTTGTTATGAGGGATGCCTGATTAACCTCAGGCTTGGTTAGTCTCTGAAAAGTTTTTTTTTAATTTCTTGGGAACTTTTCTTGGATTAACCATATCTAACTGATAACAGCGGTGCAAATGTGCAAGGCGTTGGTGTTGTTGTTTTGTGAGCCAGCTGGCAATCTCTGTTTTTGAGCAAAAATGATCTGTGATACTGATCTCTTTCTATCTATACCCAAAGAAATTGGAGTTGCAGCAAGGCGACAAGTGAGCGCATCCCCATGAGCATAGAGATGCTATGTGATTGGGGTGAGTGAACGCCGTCAACGATGCTGCAATTTCAAGTGCGAAGGGTATATTCCTGCGTATTAAACAATTCATTTGGTCTTTTAGTGACACTATCGATTGATCGTGATGATGGGCTTGCGTACCATTTCGCTTTCCGCTTACACCACGGAATGGTGTAATATGCATATATATCCACTCTCGTCGCTTGGATACTCAAATTTTTGATATCAGCACCATGATCAGGAAGACAGCATGATCCCGAGACTGACACCCCAAGACAGCCTGAAACAACCGTATATTGCTTTTCTGGCGTCATTAACACGCGCCGGATTCAGCGGCGATATTGACTCTTCTTATTCCAGCCGTTTGGCGGTAGCGACTGATAACAGTGTATATCAGTGGTTACCGCAGGCGGTGGTGCACCCAAAAACCACTGACGATATCGCATTAATGCTGAAACTGGCATCAGAGCCGGTATATCGTCACATTACGTTTTCACCACGTGGTGGTGGTACAGGCACCAACGGTCAGTCGTTGAGCGATGGCATCATGGTCGATCTGTCGCTGTATATGACATCGGTATTAGAGTTGGATGTTGCGGCCCGTCGGGTCAAAGTGCAGGCGGGGTTAGTTAAAGATAAGCTGAATACCACGCTGAAACCGCATGGTCTGTTTTTCTCGCCAGAACTGTCAACCAGTAACCGTGCAACGATTGGTGGCATGGTGAATACCGATGCGTCCGGTCAGGGCTCGCTGAAATATGGTAAGACTTCGGATCACGTATTAGGCGTGCGTGCAGTTTTAATGGATGGTTCGGTAATCGAAGCTCTACCACTGCAAGGTGAGGCTTTGCAGGCGAAACTGGCGCAGCAAGATCGGGAAGGTGAGATCTACCGTCTGGTATGGGATATCGCCCGAGGAAAACGTGCCGATATCGAAGCAACATTTCCAAAACTAAACCGTTTTCTGACGGGCTATGATCTGACGCATGTCTATGATCCTGCTACTGAAATGTTGGATCTGAGCCGCTTGTTGTGTGGTTCGGAAGGTACGTTAGCCTTTATTACGGAAATTTTACTCGATCTGACACCGATCCCGACTTATCGCGCATTGGTGAACATTAAATACGATAGTTTTGAATCTGCACTGCGTAACGCGCCATTAATGCTGGCTGCCGAAGCGATGTCGGTTGAAACCGTGGATTCGCGTGTATTGGATCTGGCGCGTTCTGATATTGTCTGGCATTCAGTGAAAAATTTGATCACCGATGTGCCGGGTAAAGAGATGATGGGCTTAAACATCGTCGAATACGCCGGTGCGGAGGCGAGAGAGCAGCAGCCTAAAATGCAGGCTCTGTGTCAGAAAATTGATGAACAGATGGCCGCAGGCAAAGCCGGCATTATCGGTTATCAAATCTGTGAAGATCTGAACAGCATCGAAGCTATTTATGGCATGCGTAAAAAAGCAGTGGGTCTGCTGGGTAATGCGCCGGGGCGTAAGAAACCCGTGGCATTTACCGAAGATACTGCGGTGCCACCTGAAAAACTGGCTGATTTCATCATGGAATTCAGAGCATTACTGGATGAGCATCAATTAACTTATGGTATGTTCGGTCACGTTGATGCGGGCGTGTTGCATGTACGCCCAGCGCTGGATATGTGTGATCCGGAACAAGAAGTAACGCTGCGTAAAATCTCCGATCAGGTCGTAAAACTGACGGCGAAATACGGTGGTTTGATGTGGGGTGAGCATGGCCGTGGTTTCCGTTCCGAATATGGTCCAGAGTTTTTCGGCGAGTTGTTTGTTGAATTGCGCCGCATTAAAGGGGCGTTTGACCCAGATAACCGTCTGAACCCCGGCAAGATTTGTACGCCGGTAAATTCCAACGATGAGCTGGTTTCTGTCGATGCGACCAAACGCGGTGCGTATGATCGTCAG of the uncultured Tolumonas sp. genome contains:
- a CDS encoding FAD-binding and (Fe-S)-binding domain-containing protein produces the protein MIPRLTPQDSLKQPYIAFLASLTRAGFSGDIDSSYSSRLAVATDNSVYQWLPQAVVHPKTTDDIALMLKLASEPVYRHITFSPRGGGTGTNGQSLSDGIMVDLSLYMTSVLELDVAARRVKVQAGLVKDKLNTTLKPHGLFFSPELSTSNRATIGGMVNTDASGQGSLKYGKTSDHVLGVRAVLMDGSVIEALPLQGEALQAKLAQQDREGEIYRLVWDIARGKRADIEATFPKLNRFLTGYDLTHVYDPATEMLDLSRLLCGSEGTLAFITEILLDLTPIPTYRALVNIKYDSFESALRNAPLMLAAEAMSVETVDSRVLDLARSDIVWHSVKNLITDVPGKEMMGLNIVEYAGAEAREQQPKMQALCQKIDEQMAAGKAGIIGYQICEDLNSIEAIYGMRKKAVGLLGNAPGRKKPVAFTEDTAVPPEKLADFIMEFRALLDEHQLTYGMFGHVDAGVLHVRPALDMCDPEQEVTLRKISDQVVKLTAKYGGLMWGEHGRGFRSEYGPEFFGELFVELRRIKGAFDPDNRLNPGKICTPVNSNDELVSVDATKRGAYDRQIPVKIRDSFKEALDCNGNGLCFTFETSSPMCPSFKLSGDRRESPKGRAGLMREWLRQLEVQGVDVLTEEGAIQHGVFRWKDLVDRAINTFAKRRGEYDFSHEVMDAMQSCLACKACSSQCPIKVDVPAFRSRFMQVYHQRYLRPAKDYFVATVETYAPLMAKTPGAVNFFLKQNWVQKLTEKTIGMVDVPILSQPTLKQHLAGHEALLFQLEKLEAMSPDARKKVVLVVQDPFTSFYDADVVRDLILLLEKLGYRPLLLPFKPNGKPQHIKGFLRSFARTAADSAQFLNRLHKLNVPMIGPDPAMVLCYRDEYVRALGDARGDFKVQLPQEWLLSVLDSLPQKEASDETFYLMGHCTEKTAEPSSNGDWAKVFSRLGAKLQPVAVGCCGMAGTYGHDVKHLDDSRQIYKNSWQPALAKLPTSQALATGYSCRSQVKRIDGNKLKHPVQALLALL